From the genome of Candidatus Sulfotelmatobacter sp.:
ACGACCAGCGCGTCGAGCGGGACGCTATGCGCGATCTCGAGTGCCGCGAGGTCTTCTTCCCCGCCGCCGAAGGGCGCGATCACACCCAAGTCGTGCCAGACGATGCCGTCGCCGTCCGCCTGTTCGAAGACGAGGCGGGAGGTCGCGAGCACGGCTTGCGTCCGCTCGCGCGCGATCGTCTCGACCGCGCTCGCGAGGTGCTCGGGGGCGAACCGGTTGCCCGGCTCGAGGAAGGTGACGTACTCGCCGCGCGCCATGCGCAGGCCGAGGTTGCGGGCCGCGCCCGCCGGCTGCGTGGACTCGAAACGAATGTGGGACGTGCGCTCCCAGACCGGGTGCGCCCGCAGCAGGCCTTCCAGCGGGACGAACCCGTGGTCGACGACGACGAGCTCCCAGGCGGGCCACGTCTGCGCGACCAGCGTATCGAGCGATCGCGTCACCAGCGCCGGCGGCGCGCTCGTCTCCATGACGACGGTGATGGTCGACTCGTGCACGCGCGCCGGCTCGTAGACGACGGCGCGCGACAACAACCGCTCCTGCAAGTCGCGCACGCGAGCCTGCTGCTCCTCGTCCAGCCGCGTCGTGCCGCCGTTGCGGTCGGCGTTGTCGCGCAGCAGGGTCGCGAACAGTTGCGCGACGCCGATCTCGCGACCGCGCATGCGCCGCACGAACTCCGGGTGGTCCATGTAGCGCTCGACGAACGCGGCGAAGTCCAAGATGTTCGTCCCCGGACCGTGATACGCGGCGCCCGAGTGTTGGTCGTCGTGCAAACGCACGGCGACGCTCGGCTCCGCGACGTACGCGAAACGCCGCCCGGCGAGCGCCAGCCGGATGACGATGTCCCAGTCGGAGGCGATCACCGTGCTGCCGGACGTGCTGGCGAAAGCGTAGCCGCGAAGCGCCTCGCGGCGCACCAGCATGCACGGCATGCAGACCGGACAGGTGGTGGTGAAGTTCTCGACCAGCTCGTCGCGCGCGTCCGTGTAGCTGACGGGGAACTGGCCCGCCATGTTGCGCACTCGGAAGACCAGGCCGTCCGCCCGCGCGAAATAGGCGTTGCCGTACACGACGTCGAGGGTGGGGTTGGCGAGGAAGCGCGTCATCAGACGCTCGACGTGCGTCGGGTAGAGCACGTCGTCGGAGGAGAGCCACATGACGAACTCGCCGCGAGCCAGCTCCAGCACGCGGTCGAAATTCGGTCCGATGCCGAGGTTGCGCT
Proteins encoded in this window:
- a CDS encoding glycosyltransferase, yielding MDLPLVSILIPNYNYAQYVEQAVASALGQTYPNVEVVVSDNCSTDGAWELLNERFGQEPRVRLSRNERNLGIGPNFDRVLELARGEFVMWLSSDDVLYPTHVERLMTRFLANPTLDVVYGNAYFARADGLVFRVRNMAGQFPVSYTDARDELVENFTTTCPVCMPCMLVRREALRGYAFASTSGSTVIASDWDIVIRLALAGRRFAYVAEPSVAVRLHDDQHSGAAYHGPGTNILDFAAFVERYMDHPEFVRRMRGREIGVAQLFATLLRDNADRNGGTTRLDEEQQARVRDLQERLLSRAVVYEPARVHESTITVVMETSAPPALVTRSLDTLVAQTWPAWELVVVDHGFVPLEGLLRAHPVWERTSHIRFESTQPAGAARNLGLRMARGEYVTFLEPGNRFAPEHLASAVETIARERTQAVLATSRLVFEQADGDGIVWHDLGVIAPFGGGEEDLAALEIAHSVPLDALVVYRGLFDRVGRFNPGAPLFDDWDFALRLTRGTRVAPTRAATLSVSARIGLVAQRVGDRRAALLASMDAIHAAYPVDAAREEERRRHRTAIAQLLGELTERTATTRGLAEFACALAGRGLAVAAG